CGAATATTACGATTCCGAAATATGAAAAATTGTCGCGTGAAATACAGGAGTATCTGGAAGAAAAAGAGAGGGAAGAATTCACAAGACAGAAAGTTGTAAAGAAAAACCGGATAAAGAATGAAAAATAAAAAAACATGGGTGCCAAAATCTGGATTTTGAATTTATGATTGTGCAATTTGACAGTCTTTAAGTTATGAACCAGATTTTGCACCCATATTTTTATAAGAAGCGAAATGCCTGGCGCATCAGCTCCGGTAGGTATCGGAAAACAGCTCGCGGTACCATTTCAGGGCATCAATATAGGCATCATATACGGTCTGTGTATCGAGATTTTCTAAGATCATAAGTCTTGAAACTTCAGACCAGTTGCCAGCCTCGTACTGTTTGATAAAATATAACGGTTCTGCAAAAATGCCGCTTTGCCGGATGAGTGCATCTTCAATGTCATGCGAAACCTTGACAAGGGATAGTGCTTCCTCCATTGGTTTGTCGAGGATAATATCAAGCACGGAGAAGAGTCCGGTTAAGAACAGTTCGGAAGCCTTTCCGCCAAGTTCAAATGCAGGAGCGAGATTTTCGGCAAATTTTGCACGTAACAGGGATAAACGCGTGATCTCGTTTGGCTTGTCAGAGCACAACTGATTGACAACGGCTGTGTTGATCCAGCGTTTCAACTCTTTCTGTCCGAGCATGGCAGCCGCGTGCCGGATAGAAGTAATCTCCGAGTTGACAGCCATATGATTGACCATACGAAGAAGTGAGATGACAAGCGCAGTGTCATGAGCGATAATGTCTGCTGCTTTTGTCAGGTCAAAGTCTTCTGTATTGACCAGATTCATAAGTTCAATGTAATTGATCTTTAATGGAGCTACCTTGTGTGTTCCTTTTGTGACAGGCAGTCTGTAAAAACTTCCCTCATAAAGGCAGCAGCTCTTATCCTGACGGATCGCATCGAAGGTCTCTGTATCTGTTATGTTTGAAGCACAGAGTCTGATATCCGGATAAACCTGATTAAAGTAAATACGGGCTTTACTGATATCGATCTGTTCACAGTCTAACATGACATAATCCATCAGTGTGAGCAGATCATGATAAGCCTCATAGCTTGATACAGGAAGTTTACGGATGGCAAAACGGTATCCCATCTCTTTGAGCGCTTTTACACGGTCAATATACATTGGTGTGCATGGAATATTTCCTTTTAGCAGTAATACGAAAAATTCGTGTGGCAGACCGCATTGTGCAGGAATATCGGAAAAGATCGATATTTCATTGACCGGAACAAAAATCTCTTTTGCAGGGGAAAGTGTTTCAAGCCCCATATTTAAGATCAGTTCGAACCCTTCAATCTGGGCGGCACCGTCATTGCTTCCGCTTCCTAAAAGATTTGGGTGAAGCAGGAAATTCGCTTTCTGCGTATATAGAGAATATGCGCTGACTTTTATGTTTTCATCAAATAGGGGTATTAATGTAACCAGCATAGGCGTTCTCCTTATAGCATGGATTCCTGTTGGAAAAACCATACAAAACTTTAATATTTATCTATCTTTACTATACTATAAATCTGTGAAAAAAGACACATTTTTTTACAATTAATAAACAGAAAACATATTTTTTGAAAAAATATGAAAATGCTTGATATTTCAGAATGAATGTGAAAAACTAAAGAAAGAAGAACTGGATGAACGTGAAAATAAAACATGAAAGAATGGAGGGTTTTGCATGTTAAAACAATGGGAAAAACCAGAGCGTCCGTCGGATGAGAAATTAGAGGGGCGGCTTAAGGATGCACGGATGAAATTACAGGAGCAGCAGCTTAAGGTAAAAGAACACGGACTGCCGGTACTTGTACTGGTCGAAGGCTGGGGAACCGCAGGCAAAGGTTCTCTGATCGGTCAGATCATCAAAAATATCGATCCGCGATTTTTTAAGGTAGAATCAATGTCAGCACCGACGGAGGAGGAAAAAAGAAAGCCGTTTTTGTACCGTCATTTTGTGAAGATTCCGGAAAACGGCAAGTTCAGTTTCTTAGATTCCGGCTGGATGGACGAGATCATGAAAGAAAGACTGCACGAAAAGATCAGCGATGAGGCATATGCGCACCGTATTGAGAGTGTCAAGCGGTTCGAACGTCAGCTGACAGACAACGGTTATCTTGTTGTGAAATTATTTTTGCAGGTTTCCAAATCTGAGCAGGAAAAACGTATAGAGCATCTGTCGAAGGAGAAGGATACCAGATGGCGTGTCAGTAAAAATGACCGTTGGCAGAATGATCACTATGAAAAATGCTCAGATGCATTTGATTCCTATTTAAAGGAAACGAATCTGCCGTCGGCACCGTGGTATATCATTGATGCAGAGTCAAAAAAATGGACAGAGCTGCAGGCACTTGAGATTCTGACAGAGGGAATTGATGTGGCACTTGCCAATAATGCGATGGCAGTACCGATCTTACAGAATGTATTTTCCATGAAAAAAATGCCGTTATTATCTGAGATTCCACTGGATAAGACGATGGAAGAAGATGCGTACAAAAAAGAGCTGAAACAATTACAGCACAGATTAGGAGAACTTCATAACCGTCTGTACCGTAAAAAGGTTCCGGTTATCATTGCATACGAGGGATGGGATGCGGCAGGAAAGGGTGGCAATATTAAACGGATCACAGGCGCATTGGACCCAAGAGGCTATGAAGTACATCCGATCGCAAGTCCGGAGCCGCACGAGAAAGCGAGACATTATCTCTGGCGTTTCTGGACAAGGCTGCCAAAGACAGGGCATATTGCGATCTTTGACCGTACCTGGTATGGCAGAGTCATGGTAGAACGCCTTGAGGGATTCTGCAGTGAAAATGACTGGAAACGTGCTTACAACGAGATCAATGAGTTTGAAAAAGAGCTGCACGACTGGGGCGCTGTCATCATCAAGTTCTGGGTGCAGATCGATAAGGATACGCAGTTGGAACGTTTCAATGAGCGGCAGAATACACCGCAGAAGCAGTGGAAGATCACAGATGAGGACTGGCGCAACCGTGAAAAATGGGATCAGTATGAAGATGCGGTCAATGAAATGATCCAGAAAACAAGTACCACGTATGCGCCGTGGCATATTTTAGAGTCGGTAGACAAGCGGTATGCAAGGATCAAGGCACTTAAGATCGTGATCGAAGAGTTGGAAAAGGCGCTTGGAAAGTGATAAACAAAGTATCGTTTTGTACTTTCCTTTTTGAGACGAAAGCATTATAATAAGAAGAAATACAACAGACACAACAGATTGTTTAGAAATGGAGATTTGCATGCCATATATATTACTAGCAGGGATTGTATTTGGTTCTGATTTGTGGATCAAGCACCATATGGATAAAAAATATGCCAGATATGTGGTGCATCCGAGGCGGCGGAATAAGATTCTGATCGAAAAATATTATAACCGCGGGGCTGCACTTAATTTCCTGGCAAAAAAGCCCCGTGTAATGCGCACGCTGCATACGGTGATCATGTTTTTTGTCGGAGTTTTATATTATTTCCTGCTTCGTATGCCGGGGCACCGTCTGAGCAAGACAGGTGCATCTTTACTTGTCGGTGGAGGGCTAAATAATCTGCTGGACCGTTATACCAGAGGGTATGTGGTTGATTATGTGAAGTTTAATTTTGGACCGAAGTGGCTGCGTGGGATCATATTTAATATCTCAGATTTCTGTATTTTTATCGGTGCATTTTTATCGGTTGTGGGAAGTGAGGTCTCATCATGACGCAGCAGACTTACCGGAAGATGATGGGGTACTTTTTACAGGATAAAAAAAAAATCTGCCGGATCGTCTGGGCAAACAGGATTTTTACAGGGATCGTTTTTTTCAGTTATCCGCTTTATCTGCTGTATTTGTTTTTTTTAGGAGATACTTTCCTGCTGCAGGCGGTACTGGTACCGGCGGTTTCATTTGTGGTAGTGTCGGTGTCACGTAAGATTATCAATGAACCGCGACCTTATGAAAAATACGGCATTCCGCCGGTGTTAGACAAGGATACCAGTGGAAAATCGTTTCCGAGCCGTCATGTGTTTTCTGTATTTGTGATTGCTGTTACGGTATTTGTAAAGAATCCGGTGGCAGGTTGTATACTTGCAGTGACAGGGATTCTGATCGCAGTGATCCGGGTAATCGGGGGTGTTCATACGGTACTCGATGTCGCAGCAGGCGCAGCAGTGGGGATTGTAAGCGGTGTACTTGGATATTATCTGCTTCCGTATTAGCGATAGTAAACGAATATTACCATATATTTTTGGAAAAATAAAAACAACGAACTGTAAATGAAAATTTTTTGGATTTGCAGAAATGGAGAAGAAGATGGACACGATGATGAATAGTTTTTCAAGAGAACAGATGGAATATATCGTGGAATTGTTTAATCCGTGTATGGACGATTATCTGTATGTGTTTGATCTGCAGAAAGATTTTTATAAGATCTCAAAACATGCGACAGATCGTTTCCTTTTACCGGGAGAAACTTTTGACAATGCAGCAAAAGAGCATCATACATTTGTGTACACAGAGGATCAGCCGCGTCTGGATGAAGAGTTTAACCGTATTATGAAAGGGGAGATTGTTTTTCATAATATGCATTACCGGTGGTTAGACCGTGAGGGGCATCCAGTCTGGATCAACTGCAGGGGGCGTGTGTTAAATGACGCTGACGGAAGACCACATTTTCTGGTTGGATGTATCAATGAGATCGGTCAGAAACAAAAGGCAGACAATGTCAGCGGACTGCTTGGTGAATCGAGCCTTTCGGCTTATGTGGAGCAGTTTGGGGACGGACTGCCGGATGGATTTTTCCTTCGTATTGGCATTGATGATTTTCGGGATATCAATGGTGACTTCGGAATGGAGTATGGCGATTATATCTTAAAAAGTACGGCAGATTGTATCAGCGCTAACATCAAACCGGGGCAGAAGCTGTACCGTGTATTAGCAGATGAGTTCATGGTTGTTGATTTTTCTGGTGGTGATATGGAAGCAGCAACGGAACTCTATAAAGCAATCCGGAAGAGTCTTGACGTATTTATTGAGGAAAATGGATATAAATCTGTATTTACCATATCTGCGGGGGCTGTCGATACAGCAAAGACATCCGGAACATACAAAAATATCATGAAATTGTCCGAGTATGCTCTTAACACTGCCAAAGATCTGGGAAAGAACCGCTGTTATATATTTATGAAGGAAGATTATGACAGTTTTCTACGGAAGAAACAGATCACACGCCAGCTTCATCATGCAGTAAATCATGGATTTGAGGGATTTGAGACTTATTATCAGCCAATCGTGGACACAAAGACACGCCGGCTGGTCGGTGCAGAGGCACTGATGCGTTTTTCCATGCCGGAAAAAATTCAGGCGGGAGAGTCTGAAAAAGAAGTGGTATGTGTAAAGGAAGATGAAAACGGGGCAAAAGATACAGTCCGCTGGGAGCGTATCTCTCCGGTAGAATTTATTCCGCTACTGGAGGAAACCGGTCTGATCATTCCGGCAGGAAAATGGATGCTTCATCAGGCAATCTCAACCTGCAGCAGATGGCAGAAATATATTCCTGATTTCAGGATCAATATCAATCTGTCCTATGTGCAGGTCATGAAAAGCCGTGTTCTGACAGAGATACTGACAGCACTGCGTCTTTACGGACTTGAACCGTCCGCAGTAGGAATTGAGCTGACAGAAAGTGGTTATCTGGATTCTAATACACATTTCAAAAAACTGTGGGATGGATTAAAGAAAAACGGTGTACTTGTAATTTTAGATGATTTTGGAACAGGATATTCCAATCTTCACTGTCTTGGTGATCTAAGACCGAATTATATCAAGATCGACCGTTCCTTTACATTAAAAGCATTAAATAACCAGTACGAACACGATCTGATGACACAGATCATCACGATGACGCACAAACTTGGGCTGACGCTCTGTGTTGAGGGAATTGAGACAGAGAGTGAGTTTAAAAAGATATCAGAGTTAGATCCGGATTATATCCAGGGATTCTTATTCGGCAGACCACAGCCGGCAGAAGA
The Roseburia rectibacter DNA segment above includes these coding regions:
- a CDS encoding EAL and HDOD domain-containing protein, with the protein product MLVTLIPLFDENIKVSAYSLYTQKANFLLHPNLLGSGSNDGAAQIEGFELILNMGLETLSPAKEIFVPVNEISIFSDIPAQCGLPHEFFVLLLKGNIPCTPMYIDRVKALKEMGYRFAIRKLPVSSYEAYHDLLTLMDYVMLDCEQIDISKARIYFNQVYPDIRLCASNITDTETFDAIRQDKSCCLYEGSFYRLPVTKGTHKVAPLKINYIELMNLVNTEDFDLTKAADIIAHDTALVISLLRMVNHMAVNSEITSIRHAAAMLGQKELKRWINTAVVNQLCSDKPNEITRLSLLRAKFAENLAPAFELGGKASELFLTGLFSVLDIILDKPMEEALSLVKVSHDIEDALIRQSGIFAEPLYFIKQYEAGNWSEVSRLMILENLDTQTVYDAYIDALKWYRELFSDTYRS
- the pap gene encoding polyphosphate:AMP phosphotransferase; its protein translation is MLKQWEKPERPSDEKLEGRLKDARMKLQEQQLKVKEHGLPVLVLVEGWGTAGKGSLIGQIIKNIDPRFFKVESMSAPTEEEKRKPFLYRHFVKIPENGKFSFLDSGWMDEIMKERLHEKISDEAYAHRIESVKRFERQLTDNGYLVVKLFLQVSKSEQEKRIEHLSKEKDTRWRVSKNDRWQNDHYEKCSDAFDSYLKETNLPSAPWYIIDAESKKWTELQALEILTEGIDVALANNAMAVPILQNVFSMKKMPLLSEIPLDKTMEEDAYKKELKQLQHRLGELHNRLYRKKVPVIIAYEGWDAAGKGGNIKRITGALDPRGYEVHPIASPEPHEKARHYLWRFWTRLPKTGHIAIFDRTWYGRVMVERLEGFCSENDWKRAYNEINEFEKELHDWGAVIIKFWVQIDKDTQLERFNERQNTPQKQWKITDEDWRNREKWDQYEDAVNEMIQKTSTTYAPWHILESVDKRYARIKALKIVIEELEKALGK
- a CDS encoding signal peptidase II, which encodes MPYILLAGIVFGSDLWIKHHMDKKYARYVVHPRRRNKILIEKYYNRGAALNFLAKKPRVMRTLHTVIMFFVGVLYYFLLRMPGHRLSKTGASLLVGGGLNNLLDRYTRGYVVDYVKFNFGPKWLRGIIFNISDFCIFIGAFLSVVGSEVSS
- a CDS encoding phosphatase PAP2 family protein, which encodes MTQQTYRKMMGYFLQDKKKICRIVWANRIFTGIVFFSYPLYLLYLFFLGDTFLLQAVLVPAVSFVVVSVSRKIINEPRPYEKYGIPPVLDKDTSGKSFPSRHVFSVFVIAVTVFVKNPVAGCILAVTGILIAVIRVIGGVHTVLDVAAGAAVGIVSGVLGYYLLPY
- a CDS encoding GGDEF and EAL domain-containing protein, with amino-acid sequence MDTMMNSFSREQMEYIVELFNPCMDDYLYVFDLQKDFYKISKHATDRFLLPGETFDNAAKEHHTFVYTEDQPRLDEEFNRIMKGEIVFHNMHYRWLDREGHPVWINCRGRVLNDADGRPHFLVGCINEIGQKQKADNVSGLLGESSLSAYVEQFGDGLPDGFFLRIGIDDFRDINGDFGMEYGDYILKSTADCISANIKPGQKLYRVLADEFMVVDFSGGDMEAATELYKAIRKSLDVFIEENGYKSVFTISAGAVDTAKTSGTYKNIMKLSEYALNTAKDLGKNRCYIFMKEDYDSFLRKKQITRQLHHAVNHGFEGFETYYQPIVDTKTRRLVGAEALMRFSMPEKIQAGESEKEVVCVKEDENGAKDTVRWERISPVEFIPLLEETGLIIPAGKWMLHQAISTCSRWQKYIPDFRININLSYVQVMKSRVLTEILTALRLYGLEPSAVGIELTESGYLDSNTHFKKLWDGLKKNGVLVILDDFGTGYSNLHCLGDLRPNYIKIDRSFTLKALNNQYEHDLMTQIITMTHKLGLTLCVEGIETESEFKKISELDPDYIQGFLFGRPQPAEEFYENLIGPAVAAAHLTA